Sequence from the Pseudophaeobacter arcticus DSM 23566 genome:
GGCGCTGGGTCTTGGGGCGTGTCTTGGTCAGCAGACCCAGATCGCTATCATCGTCATCCGAGAATTTGGACATCATCACAGGCAGCAGCGGCATCAGCTTAGTGTTCCAGTCATGCATGGAAATCTATATCCCGCTTATATAGCGTAAAGCCAGCTCAGGAAAAGGGGCAGGCAAAGGGATTGAAGCAGCACCGTGACAGGCAATTTGACAACCATTGGCTTTGATGCCGACGATACGCTTTGGCACAATGAGCGGTTTTTCCGGGTAACCCAGGACCGTTTTGCCGAGCTGTTGCAGGATCACACCCCGGTTGATCTGGACCGCACGACCCTGGAGCAGCGCTTGTTGGAGGCTGAAAAACGCAATCTCGGGCGCTATGGCTATGGAGTCAAAGGTTTTACCCTGTCGATGATCGAAACCGCCATCGACGTCACTGATCAACAGGTTCCCGCCTCTGTCATCCAAGAGCTGATCGTGGCGGGACAGATGATGCTCTCCTATCCGATCGACCTGCTGCCCCATGCCCAAGCGGCCGTTGAACAGCTGGCCGCAAGCCACCGGGTGGTGCTGATCACCAAGGGCGATTTGCTGGATCAGGAACGCAAGCTGGCGCAGTCCGGTCTGGGCGATTTGTTTGACGCGGTCGAGATCGTCTCGGAAAAGACCCCCGCAGTATACCAGGAGATTTTCAACCGCCACGGCGACGGCATTCACCGCGCCATGATGGTT
This genomic interval carries:
- a CDS encoding HAD family hydrolase gives rise to the protein MTGNLTTIGFDADDTLWHNERFFRVTQDRFAELLQDHTPVDLDRTTLEQRLLEAEKRNLGRYGYGVKGFTLSMIETAIDVTDQQVPASVIQELIVAGQMMLSYPIDLLPHAQAAVEQLAASHRVVLITKGDLLDQERKLAQSGLGDLFDAVEIVSEKTPAVYQEIFNRHGDGIHRAMMVGNSMRSDVVPPITAGGWGTYVPHGEIWQLEHAEPPEDSPRYNAIADLSQLPQLVSQIEKSLAAL